In Glandiceps talaboti chromosome 14, keGlaTala1.1, whole genome shotgun sequence, a single genomic region encodes these proteins:
- the LOC144445641 gene encoding peptidyl-prolyl cis-trans isomerase FKBP1B-like, translated as MGVDVQTLSPGDGRTFPKTGQTVVVHYVGTLTNGKQFDSSRTRGQPFKFKIGKGMVIKGWDEGVARMSIGETAKLTCSPDYAYGERGHPGVIPPNATLIFDVELLGLE; from the exons ATGGGCGTTGATGTTCAAACACTATCACCCGGTGATG GACGTACTTTCCCAAAGACTGGCCAAACTGTTGTCGTTCATTACGTTG GAACTCTAACCAATGGAAAGCAGTTTGATTCATCCAGGACAAGAGGTCAaccatttaaatttaaaattggtAAAGGTATGGTCATAAAAGGATGGGATGAAGGAGTTGCAAGA aTGAGTATTGGCGAGACAGCGAAATTAACATGTTCACCAGACTATGCATATGGGGAGCGGGGTCATCCTGGCGT TATCCCACCTAATGCAACACTAATTTTTGACGTGGAATTACTTGGTCTAGAGTAA